Proteins from a single region of Desulfolutivibrio sulfoxidireducens:
- the trpA gene encoding tryptophan synthase subunit alpha, with protein MSQSILTTRIREANARGRKALIPFLPGGFPDKERFFQELDQLDAGGADIIEIGVPFSDPVADGPTVEQASLDCLINGTCLSWILWELAKRKGQYRAALVLMGYYNPFLQYGLDKLGEDMADAGVAGCIVPDLPLEESGPMREALLAHGVDLICLVGLNTPIERMKAYAKVARGFVYFVSVLGTTGVRESLPERIKTRLTDVRQVFDLPVALGFGIKTPDQLAQFGDLIDAAVFGSALIDHLRAGGDSASFMARWA; from the coding sequence GTGAGCCAGTCGATTTTGACCACGCGCATCCGGGAGGCCAACGCCCGGGGCAGGAAGGCGCTTATTCCGTTCCTGCCGGGCGGATTCCCGGACAAGGAGCGGTTTTTTCAGGAACTGGACCAGCTTGACGCGGGCGGCGCGGACATCATCGAGATCGGCGTGCCGTTTTCCGACCCGGTTGCCGACGGCCCGACCGTGGAGCAGGCGTCGCTGGACTGCCTGATAAACGGGACCTGCCTGTCCTGGATCCTGTGGGAGCTGGCCAAGCGCAAGGGCCAATACCGGGCCGCGTTGGTGCTCATGGGCTATTACAACCCGTTTCTGCAATACGGTCTGGACAAGCTCGGCGAGGACATGGCCGACGCCGGGGTGGCGGGCTGCATCGTGCCGGACCTGCCGCTTGAGGAGTCCGGCCCCATGCGTGAGGCGCTTTTGGCCCACGGCGTGGACCTGATCTGTCTGGTGGGGCTCAATACGCCGATCGAGCGGATGAAGGCCTACGCCAAGGTGGCGCGGGGGTTTGTCTATTTCGTGTCGGTGCTGGGGACCACAGGGGTACGCGAGAGCCTGCCGGAGCGGATCAAGACCCGGCTAACGGACGTGCGGCAGGTGTTCGATCTGCCCGTGGCCCTGGGGTTTGGGATCAAGACGCCGGACCAACTCGCCCAGTTCGGGGATTTGATCGACGCGGCGGTGTTTGGCAGCGCGCTGATCGACCACCTCCGCGCCGGCGGCGATTCCGCGTCGTTTATGGCCCGTTGGGCCTGA
- a CDS encoding DMT family transporter, which translates to MTWVAIMIAAAFLQAAKDAFLKKAMADVDVVAATWSYCLATSAVLGIMVLYAGFPEVGPGFWWLVAVSGAFGAVNLLLYSTAIRASDLSLTLPMLTLSPLFMLVTSPLMIGEFPDAAGLVGIFLIVAGSYVLNLKLLIHGVFAPFKALLVHKGPRIMLLVAFLWSLCANIDRMGLNASSPVAWVFCAYAATTVMLTPLVFWRSSGVLAQIAKNPRAIAAAGACEAVSVAFQMIALTMTLVPYVIAVKRLSAVFGVLLGALVFREKGLSERLAGAALMVAGVFFIALLG; encoded by the coding sequence ATGACCTGGGTTGCCATCATGATTGCGGCCGCTTTTCTGCAGGCCGCCAAGGACGCCTTCCTCAAAAAGGCCATGGCCGATGTGGACGTGGTGGCGGCCACCTGGAGCTATTGCCTGGCCACCTCGGCGGTTCTGGGGATCATGGTCCTTTACGCCGGATTTCCCGAGGTCGGCCCCGGGTTCTGGTGGCTCGTGGCCGTAAGCGGCGCTTTCGGGGCCGTGAACCTGCTTTTGTATTCCACGGCCATCCGGGCCTCGGACCTGTCCCTGACCCTGCCCATGCTCACCCTGTCGCCGCTTTTCATGCTGGTCACGAGCCCGCTGATGATCGGTGAATTCCCGGACGCGGCCGGACTCGTGGGCATTTTTCTCATCGTGGCCGGGTCCTACGTGCTCAACCTCAAACTGCTCATCCACGGCGTCTTCGCCCCGTTCAAGGCCCTTCTGGTCCACAAGGGGCCGCGCATCATGCTTCTGGTGGCCTTTTTGTGGAGCCTGTGCGCCAATATCGACCGCATGGGCTTGAACGCCTCCTCGCCCGTGGCCTGGGTCTTTTGCGCCTACGCGGCCACCACCGTCATGCTCACCCCCCTGGTGTTCTGGCGTTCGTCGGGAGTATTGGCCCAGATCGCGAAAAATCCCCGGGCCATCGCGGCCGCGGGCGCTTGCGAGGCTGTCTCCGTGGCCTTTCAGATGATCGCCCTGACCATGACCCTGGTGCCCTACGTCATCGCGGTCAAGCGCCTAAGCGCCGTGTTCGGGGTGCTCCTCGGGGCGTTGGTGTTCCGGGAAAAGGGTCTTTCCGAACGCCTGGCCGGCGCGGCGCTCATGGTGGCGGGAGTTTTTTTTATCGCGCTTTTGGGGTAG
- a CDS encoding nucleotidyltransferase domain-containing protein, translating into MTRISAADKKRLVDELVSCLKREREIVRIVVFGSFVQSDSPHDMDVAIFQDSAEGYLPLAMKYREKTRRIADDIALDIIPIRPNAPRTSFLMEIERGNTVYER; encoded by the coding sequence ATGACCCGGATATCCGCCGCCGATAAAAAGCGACTCGTGGACGAACTTGTCTCCTGCCTCAAGCGGGAGCGGGAAATCGTCCGTATCGTGGTGTTCGGGTCCTTTGTGCAAAGCGATTCCCCGCACGACATGGATGTGGCCATTTTCCAGGACAGCGCGGAAGGCTATCTCCCCCTGGCCATGAAATATCGCGAAAAGACCCGACGCATTGCGGACGACATCGCCCTGGACATCATCCCCATTCGCCCCAACGCGCCCCGGACCTCCTTTCTCATGGAAATCGAACGGGGAAACACCGTGTATGAGCGATGA
- a CDS encoding PH domain-containing protein, producing the protein MGGEQIFQVVPAAVKTWWITVLFVGLAVFLLAVMVFVRQMVENVSKASFAVDGQALEIRAWPYGRAIPLGDLDLEKARIADPATDPEARLSWKRNGVNLGALRAGWWKLKAGGKALVFLTAPGKAVYLPTRQGYVLMATVSDPQGFLDALRHRAR; encoded by the coding sequence ATGGGCGGGGAGCAGATATTCCAGGTGGTTCCGGCGGCGGTGAAGACGTGGTGGATCACCGTTCTTTTCGTCGGACTGGCGGTGTTTCTTCTGGCGGTGATGGTCTTCGTGCGCCAGATGGTGGAGAACGTGTCCAAGGCCAGTTTCGCCGTGGACGGCCAGGCCCTGGAGATACGGGCCTGGCCCTACGGCCGGGCCATCCCGCTGGGCGACCTGGACCTGGAGAAGGCCCGGATCGCGGACCCGGCCACGGATCCCGAGGCCCGGCTGTCCTGGAAGCGAAACGGCGTGAACCTGGGCGCGCTTCGAGCCGGATGGTGGAAGCTCAAGGCCGGGGGCAAGGCCCTGGTCTTTCTCACCGCACCGGGAAAGGCGGTCTATCTGCCCACCCGCCAGGGCTATGTCCTGATGGCCACCGTGTCCGATCCGCAAGGCTTTCTGGACGCCCTGCGCCACAGGGCGCGGTAA
- a CDS encoding phosphoribosylanthranilate isomerase translates to MIAPFFKVCGLTRPQDVTACLAAGAAMTGFIFAAKSPRRISPQAARDLPAAKALRVGVFVEQTPDEVLRIMDQAELDLAQLHGGQDVAFCRAVGPDRVIKALWPEKLGSPQAIQDAMDRFAPVCRFFLLDAGTSGGGHGRSMDFSLVAGLHAPRPWLLAGGLGPHNLEAALDAAAPDGLDLNSGLETAPGVKDHEAIARAAAILAGRWPQGGQG, encoded by the coding sequence ATGATCGCCCCCTTCTTCAAGGTCTGCGGCCTGACCCGCCCCCAGGACGTCACCGCCTGCCTTGCCGCCGGCGCGGCCATGACCGGGTTCATCTTCGCGGCCAAAAGCCCGCGCCGCATATCCCCCCAGGCCGCCCGGGACCTGCCAGCCGCAAAGGCCCTGCGCGTCGGCGTGTTCGTGGAACAGACCCCGGACGAGGTGCTTCGGATCATGGACCAGGCCGAACTCGATCTGGCCCAGCTCCACGGCGGCCAGGACGTGGCCTTCTGCCGCGCCGTGGGTCCCGACCGGGTCATCAAGGCCCTGTGGCCGGAAAAACTCGGCTCGCCCCAGGCCATCCAAGACGCCATGGACCGCTTCGCCCCCGTGTGCCGCTTCTTTCTCCTCGACGCCGGAACCTCCGGCGGCGGCCACGGCCGGTCCATGGATTTCTCCCTGGTGGCCGGCCTCCATGCGCCGCGCCCCTGGCTCCTGGCCGGCGGACTCGGGCCGCACAACCTCGAAGCCGCCTTGGACGCCGCCGCGCCCGACGGCCTGGACCTGAATTCGGGCCTGGAAACCGCCCCGGGGGTCAAAGACCATGAAGCTATCGCCCGCGCCGCCGCCATCCTGGCCGGTCGATGGCCGCAGGGCGGCCAAGGATGA
- a CDS encoding MBL fold metallo-hydrolase, translating into MYFKQIVTPGLGCFSYMIGCPRAKSVAVVDPKRDIQDYLDIARDEGMRITHVINTHVHADHISGDQELRAATGADIYVHVDSPVTYAHKGLSEGNVIEIGAARMEVLFTPGHTPQSISLVVTDLARSAEPEMILTGDLLFVGDIGRPDLPGNQILEGQVKNLYDSLYVKLANYPDHMEVYPAHGQGSLCGRGMSAKQSSTLGYERRANPMLRFADFESFKKEVLSAFPVRPKSFSHIIATNMKGANLLDACPLDRALTPEQFEEEMKRGSVVIDVREGAAFAGMHIPGSLNIGFEKQLANWVGMVVDPDADILLVTPNRDDYERMTLELHRIGYDRIMGYLRDGIMGWLLSGRPVDQLRLIAPRRLAEHLEAGQARVLDVRTPAEWASGHLAGAMHLPLTDLIEGKTPDVPKDTELVMLCASGYRSNIAAGLLIKKGFTRVASLAGGIMAWGSADLPVTA; encoded by the coding sequence ATGTATTTCAAGCAGATCGTCACCCCGGGCCTGGGCTGTTTCTCCTACATGATCGGCTGTCCCCGGGCCAAGTCCGTGGCCGTGGTCGACCCCAAGCGGGACATCCAGGACTACCTGGACATCGCCCGCGACGAGGGCATGCGCATCACCCACGTCATCAACACCCACGTCCACGCCGACCACATAAGCGGCGACCAGGAGCTTCGGGCCGCCACCGGCGCGGACATTTACGTGCACGTCGATTCCCCGGTCACGTACGCCCACAAGGGCCTCAGCGAAGGTAACGTCATCGAGATCGGCGCGGCCCGCATGGAGGTGCTCTTCACCCCGGGCCACACCCCCCAGTCCATTTCCCTTGTGGTCACGGATCTGGCGCGCTCGGCCGAGCCGGAGATGATTTTAACCGGCGACCTGCTTTTCGTCGGCGACATCGGCCGGCCCGACCTGCCCGGCAACCAGATCCTGGAGGGCCAGGTCAAGAACCTCTACGACAGCCTGTACGTCAAGCTGGCCAACTATCCCGACCACATGGAGGTCTACCCGGCCCACGGCCAGGGCTCCCTGTGCGGCCGGGGCATGAGCGCCAAGCAGAGTTCCACGCTGGGCTACGAGCGCCGGGCCAACCCCATGCTGCGTTTTGCGGATTTCGAATCCTTCAAGAAAGAGGTCCTGTCGGCCTTCCCCGTGCGGCCCAAGAGCTTCAGCCACATCATCGCCACCAATATGAAGGGCGCGAACCTGCTCGACGCCTGTCCCCTGGACCGGGCCCTGACCCCGGAACAGTTCGAGGAGGAGATGAAGCGCGGCTCGGTGGTCATCGACGTGCGCGAGGGCGCGGCCTTCGCCGGCATGCACATCCCGGGAAGCCTGAACATCGGGTTCGAGAAGCAGCTCGCCAACTGGGTGGGCATGGTCGTGGACCCGGACGCGGACATCCTCCTGGTCACCCCGAACCGCGACGACTACGAACGCATGACCCTGGAGTTGCACCGCATCGGCTACGACCGGATCATGGGATATTTGCGCGACGGGATCATGGGCTGGCTCCTGTCCGGACGGCCCGTGGACCAACTGCGCCTGATCGCTCCCCGGCGGTTGGCGGAACACCTGGAGGCCGGCCAGGCCCGGGTCCTGGACGTGCGCACCCCGGCCGAATGGGCCTCGGGGCACCTGGCCGGGGCCATGCACCTGCCGCTGACGGACCTCATCGAGGGCAAGACGCCCGACGTGCCCAAGGATACGGAACTGGTCATGCTGTGCGCCTCGGGCTATCGCTCGAACATCGCGGCCGGCCTGCTGATCAAAAAGGGCTTCACCCGGGTGGCCTCCCTGGCCGGCGGCATCATGGCCTGGGGCAGCGCGGATCTGCCGGTGACGGCGTAA
- a CDS encoding type II toxin-antitoxin system HicB family antitoxin, producing the protein MYYHAIFEPDASGGFTVTFPDLPGCITEGDDEQQALAMAADALDGHVQTLKDLGMPVPPPSPHAAVRDAAPAGTLVFPVPLAALESRQKRVNITMGERLLSHVDRAAKTEGMTRSGFLAAAARDYLDRLTSA; encoded by the coding sequence ATGTACTACCACGCCATCTTCGAACCCGACGCCAGCGGCGGCTTCACCGTCACCTTTCCGGACCTGCCCGGTTGCATCACCGAGGGCGACGACGAGCAGCAGGCCCTGGCCATGGCCGCCGACGCCCTGGACGGCCACGTCCAGACCTTGAAGGACCTGGGCATGCCCGTGCCGCCCCCCTCCCCTCATGCGGCCGTGCGTGACGCCGCCCCGGCCGGAACCCTGGTCTTCCCCGTGCCCCTGGCGGCCCTCGAATCGCGCCAGAAGCGCGTGAACATCACCATGGGCGAACGGCTGCTTTCCCATGTGGACCGGGCCGCCAAGACCGAAGGCATGACCCGCTCGGGCTTTCTGGCCGCCGCCGCAAGGGACTATCTGGACCGGCTCACCTCGGCCTGA
- a CDS encoding tetratricopeptide repeat protein: MTSLDDYIASSEALLRRRKKKEALDLLDNALKEYPEAADLWRLKGELLIHLYLNSEGIKYLSKAVEFGGNTAWFLGCLSLGYFNTKNKNEAKKIAENTLLVMPNSGNDYLGQGHALLILDKYEDALIAFQKAIELVPTNPRLWTNYGNTYYSLKRYQEALEAHEKSLQIDISYATAWNNKANALQEMKSYDESLHAYDKAIGIDETYSVAWHNKGNILRSLNRENDALQAYEKALQFDKNFTAAWNGKGNVLKDLGHFDEAFSAYDMAIKIDPAFAGAWYNKGNLYYELTMFDQALNAYTTAIELDKHFVFAWNGKGNALLKLSRRKDALDSYKQAVYLNEKYPAAWNGMGNVYLEDNNLGSALSAYGKAIELDQNFSFAWNGKGNVYFALKKYDEAIQSYDKALAINSYDTDTLFNKGLAYESKSDFENALSSYEKSIDVDKKNAKAQIGKQRVLDLARKHYGTTASNSSFQDLIKIGRIEYHYGNVENSIKYFSQIPSTASEYNEANYYIGLSYQLVGDFTSAISAYNAVLNNNPDPMLRIFVLLSQAKAYISLGEFPQASKILREKALQSSNDDQIIRQVDELRQTLDNAHKLESLLTRRSNSSQKSSSTEPIPLDQILAIIQQKKDSMGSILASMKKTTQDRMLFLSATPAANEKSVFLVLRKWNSYTPIIPAKELDERSLGGGYYLRHNNHGVVIDPGLNFIENFSNAGLRMADIDTIVITHSHNDHTADLESLLTMAYKFNENNQSHRDTPPKKINLYMNLGSFKKYSGYINLHENYFGICRCIYPGDHIHLEDKENFVMIVLPAYHDEVVSQNHAVGLSFEMKANSESPDTQNGTRRILLTSDTSLFPRIKNKKTDESESSKFVANTSKPEIWECYGEHSKANMVDLLIVHLGSIKESEFSELPVEERLYPNHLGIIGTVRIISCIKSKLALISEFGEEFSSSRRKVVEFIRDRLNEIITPSDQIPIVLPGDINFEYNIFEDKIFCLQENHEDIDDAGYLSEPSEFFCSSEDRNICYLAKSSNEYFEKSGEHKRIKDASTKHRKSRVKGFGWYLRNESQPVDKSMTSISQETKQ; encoded by the coding sequence ATGACTTCTCTTGATGACTACATTGCAAGCAGCGAAGCACTCTTGCGGAGAAGGAAAAAGAAGGAAGCGCTCGATTTGCTGGATAATGCGCTCAAAGAGTACCCGGAAGCCGCTGATTTGTGGCGGTTAAAAGGTGAACTTCTCATCCACCTTTACTTAAATAGCGAAGGAATTAAGTATCTCAGCAAGGCAGTCGAATTTGGAGGAAACACCGCTTGGTTTCTTGGTTGTCTTTCTCTTGGTTATTTTAATACCAAAAACAAGAATGAAGCAAAAAAAATTGCTGAAAATACCTTGCTAGTTATGCCAAATAGCGGCAACGACTACCTTGGGCAAGGGCATGCATTATTAATCCTAGATAAATATGAAGATGCATTAATTGCTTTTCAAAAAGCTATTGAACTGGTGCCAACCAATCCAAGATTATGGACAAACTATGGTAATACTTATTACAGTTTAAAGAGATACCAAGAAGCGCTTGAAGCTCATGAAAAATCTTTACAAATAGATATATCTTATGCAACTGCATGGAACAACAAGGCGAATGCACTTCAAGAAATGAAGAGCTATGATGAATCGTTGCATGCCTATGACAAAGCCATTGGAATAGATGAAACATACTCAGTTGCTTGGCACAACAAGGGGAATATACTGCGTTCTCTAAATCGCGAAAATGATGCTCTTCAAGCATACGAAAAAGCTTTGCAATTTGATAAAAATTTTACTGCAGCATGGAATGGCAAAGGAAACGTACTCAAGGATCTTGGCCATTTCGATGAAGCATTCAGCGCCTACGACATGGCAATAAAAATTGATCCAGCCTTTGCCGGAGCATGGTATAACAAAGGAAATCTATACTATGAACTTACCATGTTCGACCAAGCACTCAATGCATACACTACGGCCATAGAACTAGACAAGCACTTTGTATTTGCTTGGAACGGAAAAGGAAATGCATTATTGAAACTATCCCGCAGAAAGGATGCCCTTGATTCATATAAACAAGCAGTTTATTTAAACGAGAAGTATCCAGCTGCCTGGAATGGAATGGGTAATGTCTATCTAGAGGATAATAATTTAGGTTCAGCCCTTAGCGCCTACGGTAAAGCCATCGAGCTTGATCAAAATTTTTCTTTCGCATGGAACGGAAAAGGGAATGTATATTTTGCATTGAAAAAATACGACGAAGCAATTCAATCATACGACAAAGCATTAGCTATTAATTCTTATGATACTGACACTTTATTCAACAAAGGCCTCGCATATGAAAGCAAATCTGATTTTGAAAACGCATTGTCTTCTTATGAAAAATCTATCGATGTGGATAAAAAAAACGCCAAGGCACAAATAGGAAAACAGCGGGTTCTTGATCTTGCGAGAAAACATTACGGAACAACTGCTTCTAATAGCTCTTTTCAGGACCTCATAAAAATCGGTCGCATCGAATATCACTATGGAAATGTAGAAAATTCTATCAAATATTTTTCTCAAATACCTTCAACGGCCTCAGAATACAATGAGGCAAACTACTACATAGGTCTTTCATATCAACTAGTTGGGGATTTTACATCTGCAATATCAGCTTATAATGCCGTACTCAACAATAATCCAGATCCAATGTTACGAATTTTTGTTCTCTTATCGCAAGCAAAGGCTTACATAAGTTTAGGCGAGTTCCCGCAAGCATCAAAAATCTTGAGAGAAAAAGCACTACAATCATCAAATGATGATCAAATAATTCGACAAGTTGATGAATTGCGGCAAACCTTGGACAATGCTCACAAACTGGAAAGTCTTCTTACACGTCGCTCGAATAGTAGCCAGAAATCATCATCAACAGAACCAATACCCCTTGATCAGATTCTTGCTATTATTCAACAAAAAAAAGATAGCATGGGCAGCATCCTCGCATCAATGAAAAAAACAACCCAAGATCGCATGTTATTTTTAAGTGCAACTCCAGCAGCAAATGAAAAGTCTGTATTTCTAGTGCTAAGGAAATGGAATTCTTATACCCCGATAATACCAGCCAAAGAATTAGACGAGCGCTCGCTAGGAGGCGGATACTACCTACGTCACAATAACCATGGGGTGGTGATCGATCCCGGACTCAATTTTATTGAAAACTTTTCCAATGCCGGACTGAGGATGGCTGACATTGATACTATTGTCATAACTCATTCCCATAACGACCATACAGCAGATCTCGAATCACTTTTGACCATGGCTTACAAGTTTAATGAAAACAATCAATCTCATCGGGATACACCTCCTAAAAAAATCAACTTATACATGAATCTCGGGAGCTTTAAGAAGTATTCTGGGTACATTAATCTTCATGAAAATTATTTTGGAATATGCCGATGCATTTATCCTGGTGACCATATTCATTTGGAAGATAAAGAAAATTTTGTTATGATTGTTCTTCCAGCCTATCATGATGAAGTTGTGAGCCAGAACCATGCTGTTGGCCTTAGTTTTGAGATGAAAGCAAACTCTGAAAGTCCAGATACGCAAAACGGTACCCGTCGTATATTATTAACGTCCGACACAAGCCTGTTCCCTCGAATAAAAAATAAAAAAACAGATGAATCGGAAAGCTCTAAATTTGTTGCTAACACCTCAAAACCTGAAATATGGGAATGCTATGGCGAGCATTCTAAGGCAAATATGGTAGATTTGTTGATTGTCCATCTTGGTTCAATCAAAGAGTCTGAATTTAGTGAACTACCAGTTGAAGAAAGACTTTACCCTAATCATCTTGGAATTATCGGTACCGTTCGCATAATTTCATGCATTAAATCAAAGCTTGCTCTTATATCAGAATTTGGTGAGGAGTTTTCAAGCTCCAGAAGAAAAGTTGTCGAATTTATTAGAGATCGCCTTAATGAAATTATTACGCCTTCAGATCAAATACCTATAGTACTACCAGGCGATATTAACTTCGAATACAACATTTTTGAAGATAAAATATTTTGTCTACAAGAAAATCATGAAGACATCGACGACGCTGGATATCTTTCTGAACCATCAGAATTTTTTTGCAGTTCTGAAGACAGGAATATTTGCTATCTTGCTAAATCATCAAATGAATATTTTGAAAAAAGTGGCGAGCATAAACGAATAAAAGATGCATCTACGAAGCATAGAAAATCTAGAGTAAAAGGATTTGGTTGGTATCTTCGGAACGAATCACAGCCTGTCGATAAATCGATGACTTCTATTTCACAAGAAACTAAGCAATAA
- the trpB gene encoding tryptophan synthase subunit beta — translation MNTSYFGEFGGQFVPELLMPPLLEIEEAMEKIIPTQAFQNELKALLADYVGRPSPLYLCPNLSKRLGVNLWLKREDLNHTGAHKINNTMGQGLLTKYMGKSVLLAETGAGQHGVATATAAAMLGLTCTVYMGAEDVRRQAHNVRRMHLLGATVVPVQSGTKTLKDAINAALRVWIAEQETTHYCFGTAAGPHPFPTLVRLFQSVIGREAKAQFAEKIGRLPDYVVACVGGGSNAIGMFHEFVPHPEVKIVGVEAAGTGEPGCYHSAPLSLGRPGVLHGTVSMLLQTEDGQIMPSHSIAPGLDYPGVGPEHAHLQKTGRAHYDTVNDAGALRAFTALCREEGIIPALESCHAVGWVLEHASELPPGSHVAVCLSGRGDKDLGIIEEYMEKGGTL, via the coding sequence ATGAACACGAGCTATTTTGGTGAATTCGGCGGCCAGTTCGTCCCGGAACTGCTCATGCCGCCCCTTCTCGAAATCGAGGAGGCCATGGAAAAGATCATCCCCACCCAGGCCTTCCAGAATGAGCTGAAAGCCCTTCTGGCCGACTACGTGGGACGGCCCTCGCCCCTGTATCTGTGCCCGAATCTGTCGAAGAGATTGGGCGTGAATCTGTGGCTCAAGCGCGAGGATTTGAATCACACCGGCGCGCACAAGATCAATAACACCATGGGACAGGGCCTTCTGACCAAGTATATGGGGAAATCAGTGTTATTGGCCGAGACAGGAGCCGGCCAGCATGGCGTGGCCACGGCCACGGCTGCGGCCATGCTGGGCCTGACATGCACGGTCTACATGGGCGCCGAAGACGTGCGCCGACAGGCCCACAACGTGCGCCGCATGCACCTCCTTGGCGCTACTGTGGTGCCTGTGCAGTCCGGAACAAAGACGCTCAAGGACGCCATCAACGCCGCCCTGCGCGTCTGGATCGCGGAACAGGAGACCACCCACTACTGCTTCGGCACGGCCGCCGGCCCCCACCCCTTCCCCACCCTGGTCCGGCTCTTCCAGTCGGTCATCGGCCGCGAGGCCAAGGCCCAGTTTGCCGAAAAAATCGGACGCCTGCCCGACTACGTAGTGGCCTGCGTGGGCGGCGGCTCCAACGCCATCGGCATGTTTCACGAGTTCGTGCCGCACCCCGAGGTCAAGATCGTCGGCGTCGAGGCCGCCGGCACCGGCGAGCCCGGCTGCTACCACTCCGCACCCCTGTCCCTGGGCCGGCCGGGCGTGTTGCACGGCACCGTGAGCATGCTGCTCCAGACCGAGGACGGCCAGATCATGCCCTCCCACTCCATCGCCCCGGGCCTGGATTATCCGGGCGTCGGGCCGGAGCACGCCCACCTGCAAAAAACCGGGCGGGCGCACTACGACACGGTCAATGATGCCGGGGCCTTGCGGGCCTTCACGGCCCTTTGCCGCGAGGAGGGCATCATCCCGGCCCTGGAGAGCTGCCACGCCGTGGGCTGGGTCCTGGAGCACGCCAGCGAACTGCCGCCGGGCAGCCACGTGGCCGTGTGCCTGTCCGGCCGTGGCGACAAGGATCTTGGAATTATTGAGGAATATATGGAGAAAGGGGGGACCCTGTGA
- a CDS encoding peroxiredoxin produces MFPIGTQFPEIEVVTTHGTMNLPKDMKGKWFVLFSHPADYTPVCTTEFVAFQKRMPEFKKLGCELIGLSIDQVFSHIKWMEWIKEKLGVEIEFPVIADDCGKVAETLGMIHPAKGTNTVRAVFIVDPKGIVRVIFYYPQELGRNIDEILRAVRGLQVSDEKGVAIPAGWPDNELIKDRVIVPPAKDVATAKKRPGEYECFDWWFCHKPL; encoded by the coding sequence ATGTTCCCCATCGGCACCCAGTTCCCCGAGATCGAAGTCGTCACCACCCACGGCACCATGAACCTGCCTAAGGACATGAAGGGCAAATGGTTCGTGCTTTTCAGCCATCCCGCCGACTACACCCCCGTATGCACCACGGAATTCGTGGCCTTCCAGAAGCGGATGCCTGAATTCAAGAAGCTTGGTTGCGAACTCATCGGCCTGTCCATCGACCAGGTCTTCTCGCACATCAAATGGATGGAATGGATCAAGGAAAAGCTCGGCGTGGAGATCGAATTCCCGGTCATCGCCGACGATTGCGGCAAGGTCGCCGAGACCCTGGGCATGATCCATCCGGCCAAGGGCACCAACACCGTGCGCGCCGTGTTCATCGTGGACCCCAAGGGCATCGTGCGCGTCATCTTCTACTATCCCCAGGAACTGGGCCGGAACATCGACGAAATCCTGCGCGCGGTCAGAGGCCTGCAGGTCTCCGACGAGAAGGGCGTGGCCATCCCCGCCGGCTGGCCGGACAACGAACTGATCAAGGACCGGGTCATCGTGCCCCCGGCCAAGGACGTGGCCACCGCCAAAAAGCGCCCCGGCGAATACGAATGCTTCGACTGGTGGTTCTGCCACAAGCCCCTGTAG